The following coding sequences are from one Halobacteriovorax sp. JY17 window:
- a CDS encoding GNAT family N-acetyltransferase, translating into MEIVSYASLSKDIQEKYLEEIKEIFYTCSSIKVFKDDNHKESFFNKWCGDYLKFSPDYFYLYLIEKKVAGYLSGHMNSVKALENFIIPGPELFKDCFEKFPAHFHINCSPHHQGKGVGRKLVEHYLHELNCSRIDGVHLITSTDADNLGFYRALGFEHEVPRPFKSHELLLMGRAISA; encoded by the coding sequence ATGGAAATTGTCTCTTACGCAAGTTTAAGCAAAGACATTCAAGAAAAGTACTTAGAAGAGATTAAAGAAATATTCTACACGTGCTCGTCAATTAAAGTATTCAAAGATGACAATCATAAGGAGAGTTTCTTTAATAAGTGGTGTGGTGATTATTTAAAATTTTCTCCAGATTACTTCTATCTCTATTTGATTGAGAAAAAAGTTGCTGGTTATCTCTCTGGTCATATGAATTCAGTAAAGGCCCTTGAGAACTTTATTATTCCAGGACCTGAACTTTTCAAAGATTGTTTTGAGAAGTTCCCCGCGCATTTTCACATTAACTGTAGCCCCCACCATCAAGGAAAAGGCGTAGGTAGGAAATTAGTTGAGCATTATCTACATGAACTGAATTGCTCACGTATTGACGGTGTCCATTTGATAACGTCTACCGACGCAGATAACCTTGGTTTCTATAGGGCCCTGGGATTTGAACACGAAGTCCCAAGGCCCTTTAAATCCCATGAACTCCTGCTTATGGGGAGGGCAATTTCTGCCTAA